The proteins below are encoded in one region of Rhododendron vialii isolate Sample 1 chromosome 7a, ASM3025357v1:
- the LOC131332305 gene encoding fumarate hydratase 1, mitochondrial-like isoform X1, with protein MAIFIASRRLSTTSLLRFSACWRSFSTSFREERDTFGPISVPSDKLWGAQTQRSLQNFEIGGDRERMPEPIVRAFGILKKCAAKVNMEYGLDPSIGKAIMQAAQEVAEGKLNDHFPLVVWQTGSGTQSNMNANEVIANRAAEILGHQRGEKFVHPNDHVNRSQSSNDTFPTVMHIAAAMEINSRLIPKMKHLQASLHSKSVEFKDIIKIGRTHTQDATPLTLGQEFSGYTTQVKYGIDRVLCTLPRMYQLAQGGTAVGTGLNTKKGFDVKIAAAVAEETNLPFVTAENKFEALAAHDAFVETSGALNTIAASLMKIANDIRLLGSGPRCGLGELILPENEPGSSIMPGKVNPTQCEALTMVCAQVMGNHVAVTVGGSNGHFELNVFKPMIANALLHSVRLIGDASASFEKNCVRGIQANRERILKLLHESLMLVTSLNPKIGYDNAAAVAKKAHKEGSTLKEAALKLGVLSGEEFDKLVVPEKMLGPSD; from the exons ATGGCGATCTTCATTGCATCTCGTCGCCTCTCGACCACGTCCTTGTTGCGCTTCAGTGCTTGCTGGAGATCGTTTTCGACTTCTTTCAGGGAAGAAAGAGACACGTTTGGACCGATCAGTGTTCCTTCTGATAA ATTGTGGGGGGCTCAAACTCAAAGATCGTTACAGAATTTTGAGATTGGTGGTGACCGGGAACGAATGCCTGAGCCAATTGTTCGTGCTTTTGGCATCCTTAAGAAATGTGCTGCCAAG GTCAACATGGAATATGGTCTTGATCCATCCATAGGGAAAGCAATTATGCAAGCAGCTCAAGAGGTGGCTGAAGGAAAGCTAAATGACCATTTTCCACTGGTTGTGTGGCAGACTGGTAGTGGAACCCAAAGTAATATGAATGCCAATGAG GTTATTGCAAATAGAGCAGCTGAAATTCTTGGCCATCAACGAGGTGAGAAATTTGTGCATCCAAATGACCACGTAAACAGATCACAATCTTCTAATGACACATTCCCAACG GTGATGCACATCGCTGCTGCAATGGAAATAAATTCGAGATTAATACCAAAGATGAAACATTTGCAGGCTTCACTACATTCCAAG TCAGTGGAGTTCAAAGATATCATAAAAATTGGGCGTACTCACACTCAAGATGCAACACCTTTGACTTTGGGGCAAGAGTTTAGTGGCTACACCACACAA GTGAAATATGGAATTGACCGAGTCCTGTGCACCCTTCCTCGCATGTATCAG cttgcgCAGGGCGGTACTGCTGTAGGGACTGGATTGAACACCAAAAAAGG GTTTGATGTAAAGATTGCTGCGGCAGTAGCTGAAGAAACAAACTTGCCATTTGTCACAGcagaaaacaaatttgaagCACTG GCTGCACATGATGCTTTTGTTGAAACTAGTGGAGCCTTGAACACAATTGCTGCTTCCCTGATGAAGATTGCAAATGACATACGGTTGTTAGGAAG TGGTCCGCGCTGTGGCCTTGGTGAACTCATTCTTCCTGAAAATGAGCCTGGCAGCAGTATTATGCCT GGGAAAGTGAACCCTACCCAGTGCGAGGCCCTTACTATGGTTTGTGCTCAG GTCATGGGAAACCATGTTGCCGTTACAGTGGGAGGATCAAATGGCCATTTTGAGTTGAATGTTTTCAAGCCTATGATTGCTAACGCTCTTCTACAT TCGGTGAGATTGATAGGGGATGCATCTGCTTCTTTCGAAAAGAATTGTGTAAGGGGAATTCAAGCCAATAGGGAAAGGATTTTAAAATTACTGCATGAG TCGCTCATGCTCGTCACATCTTTAAACCCT AAAATTGGTTACGACAATGCTGCAGCAGTTGCCAAGAAAGCCCACAAGGAGGGAAGCACTCTGAAG GAAGCTGCACTAAAACTTGGAGTACTGAGCGGTGAGGAGTTCGACAAACTTGTAGTTCCAGAGAAAATGTTAGGTCCCTCAGACTAA
- the LOC131332305 gene encoding fumarate hydratase 1, mitochondrial-like isoform X2 gives MYFQVIANRAAEILGHQRGEKFVHPNDHVNRSQSSNDTFPTVMHIAAAMEINSRLIPKMKHLQASLHSKSVEFKDIIKIGRTHTQDATPLTLGQEFSGYTTQVKYGIDRVLCTLPRMYQLAQGGTAVGTGLNTKKGFDVKIAAAVAEETNLPFVTAENKFEALAAHDAFVETSGALNTIAASLMKIANDIRLLGSGPRCGLGELILPENEPGSSIMPGKVNPTQCEALTMVCAQVMGNHVAVTVGGSNGHFELNVFKPMIANALLHSVRLIGDASASFEKNCVRGIQANRERILKLLHESLMLVTSLNPKIGYDNAAAVAKKAHKEGSTLKEAALKLGVLSGEEFDKLVVPEKMLGPSD, from the exons ATGTACTTCCAGGTTATTGCAAATAGAGCAGCTGAAATTCTTGGCCATCAACGAGGTGAGAAATTTGTGCATCCAAATGACCACGTAAACAGATCACAATCTTCTAATGACACATTCCCAACG GTGATGCACATCGCTGCTGCAATGGAAATAAATTCGAGATTAATACCAAAGATGAAACATTTGCAGGCTTCACTACATTCCAAG TCAGTGGAGTTCAAAGATATCATAAAAATTGGGCGTACTCACACTCAAGATGCAACACCTTTGACTTTGGGGCAAGAGTTTAGTGGCTACACCACACAA GTGAAATATGGAATTGACCGAGTCCTGTGCACCCTTCCTCGCATGTATCAG cttgcgCAGGGCGGTACTGCTGTAGGGACTGGATTGAACACCAAAAAAGG GTTTGATGTAAAGATTGCTGCGGCAGTAGCTGAAGAAACAAACTTGCCATTTGTCACAGcagaaaacaaatttgaagCACTG GCTGCACATGATGCTTTTGTTGAAACTAGTGGAGCCTTGAACACAATTGCTGCTTCCCTGATGAAGATTGCAAATGACATACGGTTGTTAGGAAG TGGTCCGCGCTGTGGCCTTGGTGAACTCATTCTTCCTGAAAATGAGCCTGGCAGCAGTATTATGCCT GGGAAAGTGAACCCTACCCAGTGCGAGGCCCTTACTATGGTTTGTGCTCAG GTCATGGGAAACCATGTTGCCGTTACAGTGGGAGGATCAAATGGCCATTTTGAGTTGAATGTTTTCAAGCCTATGATTGCTAACGCTCTTCTACAT TCGGTGAGATTGATAGGGGATGCATCTGCTTCTTTCGAAAAGAATTGTGTAAGGGGAATTCAAGCCAATAGGGAAAGGATTTTAAAATTACTGCATGAG TCGCTCATGCTCGTCACATCTTTAAACCCT AAAATTGGTTACGACAATGCTGCAGCAGTTGCCAAGAAAGCCCACAAGGAGGGAAGCACTCTGAAG GAAGCTGCACTAAAACTTGGAGTACTGAGCGGTGAGGAGTTCGACAAACTTGTAGTTCCAGAGAAAATGTTAGGTCCCTCAGACTAA
- the LOC131332306 gene encoding protein EXORDIUM-like 2 — protein MRLKSLLILLPLAMAIALAITPFSQGLNHNLNHPSSLVPPSTDSTVLNYHGGPLLTGPSSINIYLIWYGTFYKKDRTPITDFFASFAPPRGINSTVLTWWNTILSYKDKSGNPVSGTVKLTKQLGDVKYSLGKHIKRAQIHNCVKNKIDTGKLPYDPRGIYLVLTSKDVTVDRFCMDSCGFHGGIMTLAKRRVVYAHVGDPHVQCPGLCSWPYAIPAYGPPGQALVAPNGIGSDGIIINVATILAGAATNPFKSGYFQGDALAPLEAITACPGIFGDGAYPGYPGDLKVDKMSKASYNAYGVNGRKFLLPAMWDPLHVNCKVVA, from the coding sequence ATGCGCTTGAAGtctcttcttattcttcttccacTGGCCATGGCTATTGCCTTGGCTATAACCCCCTTTTCACAGGGGCTCAACCATAATCTCAACCACCCTTCTTCTTTAGTACCACCATCCACTGATTCCACCGTACTGAATTACCATGGTGGTCCGCTCCTGACTGGACCAAGCAGCATCAATATCTATCTGATCTGGTACGGAACCTTCTACAAAAAAGACAGAACACCCATCACCGATTTCTTTGCTTCCTTTGCCCCTCCTAGGGGAATCAATtccaccgttttgacgtggtggAATACGATTCTATCCTACAAGGACAAGTCCGGAAACCCAGTCTCCGGAACAGTCAAACTAACCAAACAGCTCGGTGATGTAAAATACTCACTTGGGAAGCATATCAAGCGCGCCCAAATACACAACTGTGTAAAAAACAAGATAGACACAGGAAAATTACCTTATGATCCTCGTGGGATATATCTGGTTTTGACTTCTAAAGATGTGACTGTAGACCGATTCTGCATGGATTCATGCGGTTTTCATGGAGGAATCATGACATTGGCAAAGAGGAGAGTCGTCTATGCACATGTTGGAGACCCCCATGTGCAGTGCCCTGGGCTGTGTTCATGGCCATATGCGATTCCTGCTTATGGCCCGCCAGGCCAGGCCCTTGTGGCACCTAATGGGATCGGGTCTGATGGGATTATTATCAACGTCGCGACGATTCTTGCTGGAGCCGCCACCAACCCATTTAAGTCTGGTTACTTTCAAGGCGATGCCTTGGCACCACTGGAGGCCATCACGGCATGTCCAGGGATTTTTGGTGACGGAGCTTATCCGGGGTATCCGGGTGACTTGAAGGTGGATAAAATGAGCAAGGCAAGTTATAATGCTTATGGTGTCAATGGCCGAAAGTTCCTTCTTCCGGCTATGTGGGACCCACTGCATGTCAACTGCAAGGTTGTCGCATGA
- the LOC131332661 gene encoding ethylene response sensor 1-like → MIEDYMNPVIVVKRLRPVGERNKKAINFFGYLAWTREHHDYIVFLVLNILYSYIQVAVALSHAAILEESIRARDQLMEQNVALDLAQQEAELAIHAHNDFLAVMNHEMRIPMHAIISLSSLLLETELTPDQRVMIETILKSSNLLATLINDVLDLSRLEDGSLKLDAGVFNLHEVFRQAINLIKPIASVKKLSLTLILAPDLPVYAMGDEKRVIQTIINIVGNAVKFIKKGYVSVVASIAKQESLRDWRAPEFYSVSSDGYFFLRVQVKDSGCDILPQDIALYFTKFAQSQSGSNRNNNGAGLGLAICERFINLMGGHIWTESEGLDKGTTVSFLAKLGISNDPNESTMLEVAVAGRTDQGSADCIGRNLFAKELHRYQRSLYTQTRLTL, encoded by the exons ATGATTGAGGACTACATGAATCCTGTTATTGTTGTGAAAAGGCTCCGGCCGGTAGGCGAGAGGAATAAAAAGGCAAT AAACTTCTTTGGTTACCTTGCATGGACACGGGAACATCATGACTACATAGTTTTTCTCGTGCTCAATATACTGTATTCATATATACAGGTAGCCGTTGCTCTTTCTCATGCTGCAATTTTAGAAGAGTCTATAAGGGCCCGCGATCAGCTCATGGAGCAGAATGTTGCTCTAGATTTGGCTCAACAAGAAGCAGAGCTGGCTATCCATGCTCACAATGATTTCCTCGCTGTCATGAACCATGAAATGAGGATACCCATGCATGCAATCATCTCCTTATCTTCACTTCTTTTGGAAACAGAACTAACTCCAGATCAAAGGGTTATGATAGAGACTATACTCAAGAGTAGCAACCTGCTTGCAACCCTTATTAACGATGTGTTAGATCTTTCTAGGCTTGAAGATGGTAGCCTAAAATTAGATGCTGGGGTGTTCAATCTTCATGAAGTTTTCAGACAG gCCATCAATTTGATAAAGCCTATTGCATCTGTAAAGAAGTTATCCTTGACACTTATTTTGGCCCCAGATTTACCTGTATATGCTATGGGTGATGAGAAACGAGTGATACAAACAATCATAAATATCGTGGGTAATGCTGTGAAGTTCATAAAGAAGGGTTATGTCTCAGTTGTGGCTTCGATTGCAAAACAAGAGTCTTTGAGAGACTGGCGAGCTCCTGAGTTTTATTCTGTGTCAAGTGATGGCTACTTCTTCTTAAGAGTGCAG GTTAAGGATTCTGGTTGCGATATTCTCCCACAAGATATTGCTCTCTATTTTACTAAATTTGCTCAGTCTCAAAGTGGATCAAACCGAAATAATAATGGGGCTGGTCTTGGGCTCGCCATTTGCGAACG GTTTATAAATCTAATGGGGGGTCACATTTGGACTGAAAGCGAGGGATTGGACAAGGGTACAACAGTTTCATTCCTTGCTAAACTTGGAATCTCCAACGATCCCAATGAATCAACAATGCTGGAGGTTGCAGTTGCCGGTAGAACGGATCAAGGGAGCGCAGATTGCATTGGACGTAACCTATTTGCTAAAGAACTCCATCGTTATCAGAGGAGTCTTTATACTCAAACTAGGTTGACTTTGTAG
- the LOC131332307 gene encoding protein INAPERTURATE POLLEN1, translating into MLKAVSLFGRKKTIRPFKNFYAEWIVTLRTTLLPVLRQSMSSNSPHHLLPTHVDTVHTHFQSYYAALDLAASSHNDVAQLLYPDHRNPLESPFLWLGDLHPYLFTNLLRSFLNDNDDFDLKESGERLDLGLSGRDWNVVTAWGSPSTGLTSRVEQIECGLRLMVPAISARFRDAQKGFVERVGAEWGRSEREEGAKGGIEEALEAEMDEMTGVFLDANRLRRSVLSDIMGATSVYQAALFLEGLAQFVVGLRDHELLGQFERCKMVINS; encoded by the exons ATGTTGAAAGCAGTGT CTCTCTTCGGCCGCAAGAAGACCATCCGCCCGTTCAAGAACTTCTACGCCGAGTGGATCGTGACCCTCAGGACCACCCTCCTCCCCGTCCTCCGCCAATCCATGTCCTCCAACTCCCCACACCACCTCCTCCCCACCCACGTCGACACCGTCCACACCCACTTCCAGTCCTACTACGCCGCCCTCGACCTCGCCGCATCCTCCCACAACGACGTCGCCCAGCTCCTCTACCCCGACCACCGCAACCCCCTCGAGTCACCCTTCCTCTGGCTCGGCGACCTCCACCCCTACCTCTTCACCAACCTCCTCCGCTCCTTCCTCAACGACAACGACGATTTTGACCTCAAAGAAAGCGGAGAGAGATTGGATCTTGGTTTGTCTGGGAGGGATTGGAACGTGGTGACGGCGTGGGGGAGTCCGTCCACGGGGTTAACGAGCCGGGTCGAGCAGATTGAGTGCGGGTTGAGGCTGATGGTGCCCGCAATCTCGGCCCGGTTTCGGGACGCGCAGAAGGGGTTTGTGGAGAGGGTTGGGGCGGAGTGGGGGAGgagcgagagggaggagggggCCAAGGGTGGGATCGAGGAGGCCTTGGAGGCGGAGATGGATGAGATGACGGGGGTTTTCTTGGACGCCAACAGGTTGAGGAGGAGCGTCCTGTCGGATATCATGGGTGCCACCAGTGTTTACCAGGCCGCTCTGTTCCTTGAAGGGTTGGCTCAGTTCGTCGTGGGGCTTCGGGATCACGAGTTGTTAGGGCAGTTCGAGCGGTGCAAAATGGTTATCAACTCGTGA
- the LOC131332336 gene encoding probable xyloglucan galactosyltransferase GT19, whose protein sequence is MKQIKPPTPSPLSLLPGLPPSSLSPLPQMAIKSIIRTLSFIFFFALVNSQQYTDPECAGRRIHIRDLPPQFNLDLLSNCSHYPLSDDFCPYLPNHGLGHKTHNQTRSWFRTDPFMLELIFHRRMLDYPCLTPDPRRADAVFLPYYAGLDSLRYLYDPNHYNSSFQHGLNLFRFLKHRDSPGIWERNRGHDHFFVASRPAWDLSQPLTNDPPVWGTSLLELPEFYNVTVLTFESRAYPWQEVAIPYPTSFHPPNTALLESWVGRVRRSRRTTLMLFAGGGGVSASPNIRRSIRMECDNGTGVNGGDGGSYSTLCEFVDCSNGVCEHDPIRFMRPMLQATFCLQPPGDTPTRRSTFDGILAGCIPVFFEEQSAKKQYRWHLPEEQYGEFSVFIPKEDVVFKGLRILDALMGIPRGEVRRMREKVIELIPRVMYRKHGSSLGLRSKKDAFDIAVEGTLERIKSRLQEVSSVH, encoded by the coding sequence ATGAAACAAATCAAACCACCAaccccctcccctctctcacTCCTCCCTGGGCTCcccccttcctctctctccccccttccCCAAATGGCCATCAAATCCATCATCCGCACTCtctccttcatcttcttcttcgccCTCGTAAACTCCCAGCAATATACCGATCCCGAATGCGCCGGCCGCCGGATCCACATCCGCGACCTCCCCCCACAATTCAACCTCGACCTCCTCTCCAACTGCTCCCACTACCCTCTCTCCGACGACTTCTGCCCCTACCTCCCCAACCACGGCCTCGGCCACAAGACCCACAACCAGACCCGCTCCTGGTTCCGCACCGACCCCTTCATGCTCGAGCTCATCTTCCACCGCCGCATGCTCGACTACCCCTGCCTCACCCCCGACCCCCGCCGCGCCGACGCCGTCTTCCTCCCTTACTACGCCGGCCTCGATTCCCTCCGCTACCTCTACGACCCCAACCACTACAACTCCAGCTTCCAACACGGCCTCAACCTCTTCCGATTCCTCAAGCACCGGGATTCCCCCGGAATCTGGGAGCGCAACCGCGGCCACGACCACTTCTTCGTCGCCTCCCGCCCCGCCTGGGACCTGTCCCAGCCCTTGACAAACGACCCCCCCGTGTGGGGCACCTCCCTCCTCGAACTGCCCGAGTTCTACAACGTCACCGTTTTGACGTTCGAATCTAGAGCCTACCCGTGGCAGGAGGTCGCCATTCCCTACCCGACGTCGTTCCACCCGCCGAACACCGCTTTGCTGGAGTCGTGGGTGGGACGGGTCCGCCGGTCGAGGCGGACCACGCTGATGCTGTTTGCCGGGGGAGGTGGGGTCTCCGCCTCTCCCAACATACGGCGGAGCATTCGGATGGAGTGCGATAACGGCACTGGCGTCAATGGTGGTGATGGCGGTTCGTACTCGACATTGTGCGAGTTTGTGGACTGTTCCAACGGGGTTTGCGAACACGATCCCATTAGGTTCATGAGGCCGATGCTGCAGGCCACTTTCTGCTTGCAGCCCCCGGGGGACACGCCAACCAGGCGGTCCACGTTCGACGGGATTCTGGCCGGGTGCATACCGGTGTTCTTCGAGGAGCAGTCGGCGAAGAAGCAGTACAGGTGGCACTTGCCGGAGGAGCAGTACGGGGAGTTTTCGGTGTTCATACCGAAGGAGGATGTGGTCTTCAAAGGGCTGAGGATTTTGGATGCGTTGATGGGGATTCCGAGGGGTGAGGTTAggaggatgagagagaaagtgatcgAGTTGATACCGAGGGTTATGTACAGGAAGCATGGGAGCTCGTTGGGGTTGAGGAGTAAGAAAGATGCATTTGATATTGCAGTTGAAGGTACTTTGGAGAGGATCAAATCTAGACTTCAAGAAGTTTCATCAGTACACTAA